A single genomic interval of Paenibacillus macerans harbors:
- the yhbY gene encoding ribosome assembly RNA-binding protein YhbY, translating into MLTGKQKRYLRSLAHGLQPIFQVGKGGTNEHMIRQIAEALERRELIKISVLNNNLDDPREIAETLAEGAGAEMVQLIGRTIVLYKESREYKQIELP; encoded by the coding sequence ATGCTAACAGGAAAACAAAAACGTTATTTGCGCAGTCTGGCGCATGGGCTGCAGCCGATTTTTCAAGTAGGCAAAGGCGGGACGAACGAGCATATGATCCGCCAGATCGCGGAAGCGCTGGAGCGTCGCGAGCTGATCAAAATCTCCGTGCTGAACAACAATTTGGACGATCCGCGGGAGATTGCCGAAACCTTGGCGGAAGGGGCCGGCGCAGAGATGGTGCAGCTTATCGGCCGCACGATCGTCCTGTACAAGGAATCGCGCGAATACAAACAAATCGAGCTTCCTTAG
- the aroE gene encoding shikimate dehydrogenase — MNGQEQMEKNKLPLLLGVIGDPIGHSKSPAMHEAALKACGLAGAYLPFHVKGERLKEAVQGIAALGFRGINVTVPHKLDVMKYLDRIDEGARYIGAVNTVVNDGGTLTGYNTDGIGYIRSLKEETVPDLTGKTAVVLGAGGAARGIIYALLLERPAHVIVANRTADKARELAAEWAHLGRISGCGMEEAAEYLQAADIVINTTSAGMYPHVQETPIDPALLPGGIVVSDLIYNPLKTELLRRAEMKDCTIHSGFGMFIYQGAYAFEHWTGLPAPIEAMRAAVMASMGIAHLNVKGS, encoded by the coding sequence ATGAACGGTCAGGAACAAATGGAGAAGAACAAGCTGCCGCTGCTGCTTGGCGTGATCGGCGATCCGATCGGGCATTCGAAATCGCCGGCCATGCACGAAGCGGCGCTGAAGGCTTGCGGCCTCGCCGGGGCCTACTTGCCTTTTCACGTGAAGGGCGAGCGGTTGAAGGAGGCCGTGCAGGGGATCGCGGCGCTTGGCTTTCGCGGCATCAATGTCACCGTCCCGCATAAATTGGATGTAATGAAATATTTGGACCGGATCGATGAAGGGGCGCGTTATATCGGCGCCGTCAACACGGTGGTCAACGATGGCGGCACGCTGACGGGGTACAATACCGACGGCATTGGATACATCCGTTCTCTGAAAGAGGAGACGGTGCCCGATCTGACGGGTAAAACCGCAGTCGTGCTGGGCGCGGGCGGCGCGGCGCGCGGCATCATTTACGCGCTGCTCCTGGAACGTCCCGCCCACGTCATAGTGGCCAACCGGACGGCGGACAAAGCACGTGAGCTGGCCGCGGAATGGGCCCATCTCGGCCGCATAAGCGGCTGCGGCATGGAGGAAGCGGCGGAATATCTGCAAGCGGCGGATATTGTGATCAATACGACATCGGCAGGGATGTACCCGCATGTGCAGGAAACCCCGATCGATCCCGCTCTCCTTCCGGGGGGAATTGTCGTCAGCGATCTGATTTACAATCCGCTGAAAACGGAGCTGCTGCGGAGAGCCGAGATGAAAGACTGCACGATCCACAGCGGATTCGGAATGTTTATTTACCAGGGCGCGTACGCGTTTGAACATTGGACCGGCCTGCCCGCTCCGATTGAAGCGATGCGCGCGGCGGTTATGGCCAGTATGGGCATCGCACATTTGAATGTTAAGGGGTCTTGA
- the yqeH gene encoding ribosome biogenesis GTPase YqeH, protein MTEVRGTASVLRCSGCGIALQSEAQDKPGYVPSGALAKEPVICQRCFRIKNYNESSSVTVEQDEFLRLLAQIGGKKALVIHIVDLFDFQGSVISGLQRFIGNNPVLLAVNKIDLLPKVTNWNKVRNWVQKEAKDMGLKVEDVVLCSAKQSSGFDRLLEAVAAHRGDRDVYVVGATNVGKSSLINRLIRDYSDLEQELTVSRYPGTTLDMVHIPLDDGREIIDTPGIVYPSRYSEMVAPGDLGVILPEKPLKPAVYQLNEGQTLFFGGFGRFDFVQGDRQSFTCFVSGRVPIHRTKLARADELFADHAGEILAPPSRENIDKLPEWTRHEFRIDKGSSSDLFISGLGWIKINSDAGAVVAAHVPKGIKVLVRRSLI, encoded by the coding sequence ATGACGGAGGTACGGGGAACAGCAAGCGTACTTCGCTGCAGCGGGTGCGGCATCGCCCTGCAAAGCGAGGCGCAGGATAAGCCGGGATATGTCCCGAGCGGGGCGCTCGCCAAAGAGCCGGTAATCTGCCAGCGCTGTTTTCGCATTAAAAATTACAACGAATCGTCTTCGGTGACGGTGGAGCAGGATGAATTCCTGCGGCTGCTGGCGCAAATCGGCGGCAAAAAGGCGCTTGTCATCCATATCGTCGACCTGTTTGACTTCCAGGGCAGCGTCATCTCCGGGCTGCAGCGGTTTATCGGCAACAACCCGGTGCTGCTCGCCGTGAACAAGATCGACCTGCTGCCGAAGGTGACGAACTGGAACAAGGTGCGGAACTGGGTGCAAAAGGAAGCGAAGGATATGGGGCTGAAGGTGGAGGACGTCGTGCTGTGCAGCGCCAAACAAAGCAGCGGGTTTGACCGCCTGCTGGAGGCGGTGGCGGCCCACCGCGGCGATCGCGACGTATACGTGGTCGGGGCGACCAATGTCGGCAAATCGTCGCTCATCAACCGGCTGATCCGCGATTACAGCGATTTGGAGCAGGAGCTCACCGTTTCGCGTTATCCGGGCACGACGCTCGATATGGTCCATATTCCGCTCGATGACGGGCGCGAGATCATCGATACGCCGGGCATCGTGTATCCTTCGCGGTACAGCGAGATGGTGGCCCCCGGCGATCTGGGCGTCATTTTGCCGGAGAAGCCGCTGAAGCCGGCGGTTTATCAGTTGAATGAAGGGCAGACGTTATTTTTCGGCGGCTTCGGGCGTTTTGATTTCGTACAAGGGGATCGGCAATCGTTCACCTGTTTCGTCAGCGGGCGCGTGCCGATTCACCGGACGAAGCTGGCGCGGGCCGACGAGCTGTTCGCGGACCATGCGGGCGAGATACTGGCGCCGCCAAGCCGGGAAAACATAGACAAGCTTCCGGAATGGACACGGCACGAGTTCCGGATCGACAAGGGAAGCAGCAGCGATCTGTTCATTTCCGGCCTGGGCTGGATTAAAATCAACAGCGACGCCGGGGCCGTCGTGGCCGCCCATGTTCCGAAAGGAATCAAGGTGCTGGTGCGCCGCTCCTTAATTTGA
- a CDS encoding YqeG family HAD IIIA-type phosphatase yields the protein MFEIFIPKKRVDTVFEIDLEELYAGGYRGIITDLDNTLVGAKAPLATPELIEWFGKVKQCGFKLVIVSNNNWDRVSAFANPLNIEFVHAAKKPSAAAFRRAMEMMGLAPQETVVVGDQLMTDVFGGNRLDLYTILVLPISVQDEGLGTRINRLLERIVKRRLGKVGLWLEEEKKR from the coding sequence TTGTTTGAGATATTTATACCGAAAAAACGCGTCGACACCGTGTTCGAAATCGACCTGGAGGAGCTGTACGCGGGTGGCTACCGGGGCATCATCACCGATTTGGACAACACCCTGGTCGGGGCCAAGGCGCCGCTCGCTACGCCCGAACTGATCGAATGGTTCGGGAAAGTGAAGCAATGCGGGTTTAAACTGGTCATTGTGTCAAACAATAATTGGGACAGGGTGTCGGCGTTTGCCAACCCTTTAAATATCGAGTTTGTGCATGCGGCCAAAAAACCGTCCGCCGCGGCGTTCCGCCGGGCGATGGAAATGATGGGACTGGCTCCGCAGGAAACGGTGGTGGTCGGCGACCAGTTGATGACCGACGTGTTCGGCGGCAACCGCCTGGATTTATACACGATCCTGGTTCTGCCGATTTCCGTGCAGGATGAAGGGCTGGGAACGCGCATCAACCGGCTGCTGGAGCGTATCGTCAAACGGCGGCTGGGCAAAGTTGGATTATGGCTGGAGGAGGAAAAAAAACGATGA